Proteins encoded by one window of Caldivirga sp.:
- a CDS encoding MFS transporter gives MSHEVKTQVSSWRNVVGSMLGWGMDAYDFVAYAFVAPIIAPLFFGQLGRLGSMLATLAAFSVSLAVRPLGGVFFGNLADRVGRRYVLYVTMLGAGLSSFLMGFLP, from the coding sequence GTGAGTCACGAGGTTAAAACCCAGGTAAGTAGTTGGCGCAATGTAGTTGGCTCCATGTTGGGTTGGGGAATGGATGCCTATGACTTTGTCGCCTATGCCTTCGTTGCGCCGATAATCGCTCCTCTATTCTTCGGTCAGCTAGGTCGTTTAGGTTCTATGTTAGCTACGTTGGCCGCCTTCAGCGTATCACTGGCGGTTAGGCCTCTTGGTGGCGTCTTCTTTGGAAACCTGGCTGATAGGGTTGGTAGGAGGTATGTGCTATATGTGACAATGCTTGGTGCGGGGCTTTCAAGCTTTCTAATGGGCTTCCTACC